DNA sequence from the Asticcacaulis sp. AND118 genome:
ACACCATCGAATCGGCGCTGGGCTATTATCTCAACCCGCTGATCAACATGGCCGCCGGCGCGATCCTGTTCAAGGAACGGCTCGACAACTGGGGCAAGGCCGCCATCGGTCTGGCCATTGCGGGCGTGGGGATTCAGGCGCTGGCTCTGGGTCATGTGCCCTATATCGCGCTGACTCTGGCCGTGTCGTTCGCCACCTACGGCATCATCCGCAAGCAACTGGCCGTGTCGGCGCTGGCCGGGCTGTTCGTCGAGTGCGTCTTCCTGTTCGTGCCGTCGATCATCTATCTGGCGTGGTTCGAAGGTACGGGGCAGGGGCATTTCTTCGATGCCGGGTCCAACGCCTTCTGGTTCGCCCTGACCGGGCCGGTGACTGTGCTGCCGCTGTTCCTGTTTTCCTACGTGGCGAGGCGGTTGCCGCTGTCGACCATGGGCTTCATCCAGTTTCTGGCCCCGACCATCGCCTTCATGATCGGCCTGTTTCAGGGGGAACTGTTCACGCCGCTGCGGGCGCTGTCGTTCGCGTTCATCTGGTTCGGCGCGGGCGTGTTTGCGTTCGGCGCCTGGCGTCGGGCGAAGCAGATGCGGGTGGGATAGAAGGGGGCGATTGCCCCCTTCCTTTATACCCATTGATGTCCATCCGAACTGTGACCGCCCTGAATATTTAGGAAGCAACGCGTACGACAAACGCGCGTCATTTCTCCCCCCTCTTCATTTAATGCCCAACTCGTCTGCACAGACTTGGCTAGCAGGTCATTACTGGTTTTCTCAGGTTTGATAGTCAGGGTTCGAGTGACGGGGTTGCTGTATTCGACCATGATCTCGTCTTCCGCGAGATCAAAATGTTTGTGTATCAGGGTTAAGCCAAACCTGTCCTGACGATTATGTTTCTTGAGGACATTGTATATTTCCTGAATGCAATTGTTGTCGGCCTCATTAAGAGGGGCGACATCTTCAATGTCACTCAATGTCGCCCAATCCATGGGTTTGAGGGTAATGGCGTTCATAATAACCTCCGCGAATGTGTGAGAGGTCTCATAGTTGCATCGATTTACAGTTTTGCAATCAAAGATTGTATTTTAGAAAAATTCTACTTTCCCGTTGCGATCGAGCAACGCAGTTAGCTCGCTTTATCGACCGTCTTGGAGCGCTGTGTAACCCGCATTAATCAGCCCCACCGGCTTTATGGCGTCTTGCCCAGTGGGTCTTACAAATGCTCGTAAACGGAATTTATAAGCCCCACCGGACGGGGATCGCCGATCAGATAGTGCGACTGCCGGTTCATCACATAGGCGATGCTCAGCCGCTTGTCCGGATCGGCCATGACGCACGAACCGCCCCAGCCCGAATGGCCGATAGCGCGGGCGTTCGGGCCGTAGATATGGATGCCCTTGTTGCGCAGGAAGCCCGCGCCCCACGACAGGTCGAACGGCAGGACGCGGTCGGGGCCCGACACCCGTTCCTTGGTCGCGTCATTGAGCGTCTTTTCCGTCAGGACGGTCCCACCTTTCAGCCTGCCGCCATTGGCCACGACCTGCATCAGCCTGGCCAGAGCCTCCGCCGTGGCGTGGCCGTTGGCCGAGGGGATTTCCATCTTGCGCCAGTCGGCGGAGCCGCGTCCGGCGGGCGACGAGCCTTTGTCGAGAAAGGCGGCCTGCTTGATCGGATCGAGCGGGCCGAGGTCCGGTGCGCGGGTCGGCTTCCACATGTCGGAGATGCGCGGAAACGCGGCCTCCGGCGTGCCGATCATCAGGTCGAGCCCGAACGGTGTAGCGATATCTTCACGCAGCGCCGTCCCTAGCGTGCGCCCGTCGGCGCGACGAAAGACCTCGCCCATCAGATAGCCGATGGTGATGGGGTGATAGCCGGAGCCCTCGCCGGGCGTCCACAAAGGCGTCTGTTCGCACAGCGCGTCCAGCAGGGCCGGGATGTCGAACCAGGTCGCCGGATCGATCGGCGGGCTGAATCCGGACAACCCGCCCTGATGGGAAATAAGCTG
Encoded proteins:
- the rarD gene encoding EamA family transporter RarD; translation: MSSAQPAAPAPSFFASPIGLAIMCYAVWGFAPLVYLPMKDFGAGALEIMAHRSVWALIWAGGLVLITKQFPEVLTIFSTPKVALTLLVAALMIAINWGVFVWAVTNHHTIESALGYYLNPLINMAAGAILFKERLDNWGKAAIGLAIAGVGIQALALGHVPYIALTLAVSFATYGIIRKQLAVSALAGLFVECVFLFVPSIIYLAWFEGTGQGHFFDAGSNAFWFALTGPVTVLPLFLFSYVARRLPLSTMGFIQFLAPTIAFMIGLFQGELFTPLRALSFAFIWFGAGVFAFGAWRRAKQMRVG
- a CDS encoding serine hydrolase domain-containing protein, yielding MPEINGTAPARFAAVKDRFAQNFVDGPDGLTEKGARFTVVQDEEVILDLWGGVSNREGTAPFTDATLTPVFSSTKAVTALMIARLVDQGKLDYNYKVSVLWPEFGRNGKDGITLGQLISHQGGLSGFSPPIDPATWFDIPALLDALCEQTPLWTPGEGSGYHPITIGYLMGEVFRRADGRTLGTALREDIATPFGLDLMIGTPEAAFPRISDMWKPTRAPDLGPLDPIKQAAFLDKGSSPAGRGSADWRKMEIPSANGHATAEALARLMQVVANGGRLKGGTVLTEKTLNDATKERVSGPDRVLPFDLSWGAGFLRNKGIHIYGPNARAIGHSGWGGSCVMADPDKRLSIAYVMNRQSHYLIGDPRPVGLINSVYEHL